One Apis cerana isolate GH-2021 linkage group LG16, AcerK_1.0, whole genome shotgun sequence DNA segment encodes these proteins:
- the LOC107993235 gene encoding tyrosine-protein phosphatase 10D isoform X4, with translation MKSRMVDRARSISRFRGTLLLLLTLLAEVTYSADLAIEIPGNLSQGGSWYRLDYSPAVGYPPPNTTIAAIDIGDVIKFKDGLPGTKYEFWLYYSNSSLHDWLTWTASITTAPDPPSNLTVSVRNGKTAIVYWAPPAQGNYSGFRLRVQSFSDTGNPKTSVIPADAVPYVLRDLIPGATYSLQLFTVLDTKESVAYTSRNFTTKPNTPGKFIVWFRNETTLLVLWQPPYPAGIYTHYKVSIDPADAIESVLYVEKEGEPPGPAQAAFKGLVPGRAYNISVQTVSEDETSTPTTAQYRTVPLRPLNVTFDKPSITSTSFHVFWNPPEGMSEFDKYQISLGGNKRLAPVTRNRDDESKWEFKDLEPGKTYQVVVKTVSGKVTSWPANGDVTLKPLPVRDLSAVIDEKTGMVEVSWHPENSSTQDSYKLQYHEVETTIGGDSNMLTTDKTKVTLEALLPGRNYSIIVQAISNKVESNETVLYQVTRPSSPIIEDLKPTEMGLNISWKSDVNSRQEKFEVTHNRNDTGESATTLTTESHIVLEDLYPGAAYEVKVFAISHGLRSEPHDYFQAVLPHPPKNLIIEKVTTGNTVVVRWEAPTDSLYSEFSIRYRTEDDPRWVKLPSVRETEAEVADMTPGEKYTIQVNTVSYGVESLYPLQVNHTVRSNPVLNITPIVDSTNVTLEWPRPEGRIETYVIRWWPVDNREDVRTKNVTESNDVAAGGLYEENSVQRVLVGDLMPGVQYSFVICTISYNLVSEITNLTTRTMPLIQSEVVVVVDQDQPDSLTLRYTRTPVQSSKFDLYRFRISDSRNTTKQKMVDDVDTKVTFTGLTPGKLYNVTVWTVSDNVESRPLLRQDRLYPEPVTSIQAIDINDTRITLTWDIPRGQYDAFEVQYINTEGNYIQNITTVNSITISDLKPHRNYTFTLVVRSGTASSYLRISNPLSASFTTSESYPGKVEKFHPTDIQPSDISFEWSLPSQEQNGIIIKYTITYGLDGSNHTQMQDFKPNEYRGVIKSLIPGKTYMFRIQAQTRIGFGPEAVWKQKMPILAPPKPPTQVVPTEVCRSSTTIQIRFRKNYFSEQNGAVTSYTIIVAEDDSKNASGLEMPSWRDVQAYSIWPPYQVMEPYYPFKNGSVEDFTIGSENCDNKIGYCNGPLKSGSTYRVKVRAFTAPDKFTDTSYSFPIQTGLLLADKDNTAIIVGVTVPIVLLLALLGIGLLVRRRRSQGRKTTETRTTDNLSLPDSVIDTSRPIKIEDFSEHYRTMSADSDFRFSEEFEELKHVGRDQPCTAADLPCNRPKNRFTNILPYDHSRFKLQPVDDEEGSDYINANYVPGHNSPREFIVTQGPLHSTRDDFWRMVWESNSRAIVMLTRCIEKGREKCDHYWPVDTHPVYYGDICVTILNETHYPDWSITEFMLCRGDAKRVIQHFHFTTWPDFGVPNPPQTLARFVRAFRERVRPDQRPIVVHCSAGVGRSGTFITLDRILQQILVSKYVDIFGIVWAMRKERVWMVQTEQQYICIHQCLLAVLEGQDMTGPPREIHDNQGFEDDEGIAESGM, from the exons GTCACGTATTCGGCAGACCTCGCGATCGAGATACCAGGAAACTTGAGCCAGGGAGGTTCTTGGTACCGTTTGGACTACAGCCCTGCGGTCGGTTATCCACCACCGAACACCACCATAGCCGCCATCGACATAGGCGACGTGATAAAATTCAAGGACGGCCTGCCAGGCACCAAATACGAATTTTGGTTGTACTATAGCAACAGCAGTCTCCACGATTGGCTAACATGGACCGCGTCCATAACCACGG CCCCGGACCCTCCCTCCAACCTCACCGTCTCGGTGAGAAATGGGAAGACGGCGATAGTCTACTGGGCGCCGCCTGCCCAGGGCAATTATTCCGGGTTCCGGTTAAGGGTGCAAAGTTTCAGCGACACAGGGAATCCTAAAACAAGCGTCATACCGGCGGACGCTGTGCCGTACGTGCTCCGCGACCTCATACCAGGGGCGACGTACTCCCTCCAACTGTTCACCGTGTTGGACACCAAGGAGAGCGTCGCGTACACGAGCAGGAATTTCACCACCA AGCCGAACACACCGGGCAAGTTCATCGTATGGTTCAGAAACGAGACGACCTTGTTGGTCCTCTGGCAGCCTCCCTATCCTGCTGGGATTTACACCCATTACAAAGTTAGTATAGATCCAGCAGACGCCATAGAATCCGTTCTTTACGTGGAGAAGGAAGGGGAGCCCCCCGGGCCTGCACAGGCAGCTTTCAAGGGGCTCGTTCCTG GCAGAGCTTACAATATTTCGGTTCAAACGGTGTCGGAGGACGAGACTTCGACCCCGACCACGGCCCAGTATCGAACGGTGCCGTTGCGACCCCTCAACGTCACCTTCGACAAGCCCTCGATAACGTCCACCTCGTTCCACGTGTTCTGGAATCCGCCCGAGGGAATGTCCGAATTCGACAAGTATCAGATATCGTTGGGGGGCAACAAAAGGCTCGCCCCCGTTACGAGGAACAGGGACGACGAGAGCAAGTGGGAGTTCAAGGATTTGGAGCCCGGGAAAACTTACCAGGTCGTGGTGAAGACCGTCTCGGGCAAGGTTACCAGTTGGCCGGCCAACGGGGACGTTACTCTGA AACCGCTGCCGGTGCGCGATCTTAGCGCGGTGATCGACGAGAAAACCGGGATGGTGGAAGTTTCCTGGCACCCGGAGAACTCGAGCACCCAGGACAGTTACAAGCTTCAGTATCACGAAGTGGAAACTACGATCGGCGGTGATAGCAACATGTTGACAACCGATAAGACCAAG GTCACGTTGGAGGCTTTACTGCCAGGCAGGAATTACTCGATAATCGTCCAGGCGATTAGCAACAAGGTGGAATCGAACGAGACCGTGCTCTACCAAGTGACACGGCCCTCGAGCCCGATAATCGAAGATCTGAAGCCGACCGAGATGGGGTTGAACATCTCGTGGAAGAGCGACGTTAACTCGAGGCAAGAGAAATTCGAGGTGACGCACAACAGGAACGACACCGGGGAGAGCGCGACCACCTTGACCACGGAGTCCCACATAGTTCTCGAGGACCTCTATCCCGGGGCGGCTTACGAGGTCAAAGTTTTCGCCATTAGCCACGGGCTCAGGAGCGAACCTCACGATTATTTTCAAGCCGTTC TGCCGCACCCGccaaagaatttaatcatcgaGAAAGTGACGACGGGGAACACCGTGGTGGTCCGTTGGGAGGCGCCTACGGATTCCTTGTATTCCGAGTTCTCGATACGATACCGGACGGAGGACGACCCCAGGTGGGTGAAGCTGCCCAGTGTTCGCGAGACGGAGGCCGAGGTGGCGGATATGACGCCGGGGGAGAAGTACACGATCCAAGTGAACACCGTCAGTTACGGGGTGGAAAGTCTGTACCCGCTTCAAGTGAACCACACAGTTC GGTCTAACCCGGTGCTCAACATCACCCCTATCGTGGACTCGACGAACGTGACCCTGGAATGGCCCAGGCCCGAGGGCAGAATCGAGACGTACGTGATAAGGTGGTGGCCGGTGGACAATCGCGAGGACGTGCGCACGAAGAACGTGACCGAGAGCAACGACGTGGCCGCGGGTGGCCTCTACGAAGAGAACTCGGTGCAGAGGGTGTTGGTCGGCGATCTTATGCCCGGTGTTCAGTACTCCTTCGTAATATGCACCATCTCCTATAACTTGGTCAGTGAGATCACCAATCTGACTACGAGGACAA TGCCGCTGATCCAATCGGAAGTGGTTGTGGTGGTCGATCAGGATCAGCCTGACTCGTTGACCTTGAGATACACACGGACCCCGGTTCAATCCTCCAAGTTCGATCTGTACCGGTTCCGGATCAGCGACTCGAGGAACACGACGAAACAGAAGATGGTGGACGACGTGGACACCAAAGTGACCTTCACCGGCCTCACGCCCGGTAAACTGTACAACGTTACCGTTTGGACCGTCAGCGATAACGTGGAGAGCAGGCCGCTGCTCAGGCAGGATCGACTTT ACCCCGAACCAGTCACGTCCATTCAAGCCATAGACATCAACGACACGAGGATCACGCTCACGTGGGACATACCGCGTGGACAGTACGACGCTTTCGAGGTTCAATACATAAACACGGAGGGGAATTACATTCAGAACATCACCACCGTGAACTCGATAACGATCTCCGATTTGAAACCGCATAGAAATTACACTTTCACATTGGTGGTCCGTTCCGGGACCGCGTCCTCTTATCTGAGAATATCGAATCCTCTGAGCGCGAGTTTCACCACCAGCGAGTCCTATCCTGGAAAGGTGGAGAAGTTCCATCCCACGGACATTCAACCGAGCGACATTAGCTTCGAGTGGTCGCTCCCCAGCCAAGAGCAGAACGGCATCATAATAAAGTACACCATCACCTACGGTTTGGAC GGCTCGAACCACACTCAGATGCAGGATTTCAAGCCGAACGAATACCGCGGCGTGATCAAGTCTCTGATACCTGGAAAGACGTACATGTTCAGGATCCAGGCGCAGACGAGGATAGGGTTCGGGCCGGAGGCGGTGTGGAAGCAGAAGATGCCGATCCTCGCTCCTCCCAAACCGCCCACGCAGGTGGTGCCGACCGAGGTGTGCAGGAGCAGCACAACGATACAGATACGGTTCAGGAAAAATTACTTCAGCGAGCAGAACGGAGCCGTCACGTCCTACACGATCATCGTCGCCGAGGACGACAGCAAGAACGCATCTGGCTTGGAGATGCCCAGCTGGAGGGATGTTCAGGCTTACAGTATCTGGCCACCGTATCAG GTGATGGAGCCTTATTATCCTTTCAAAAACGGGTCCGTGGAGGATTTCACGATCGGCAGCGAGAATTGCGACAACAAGATCGGATACTGCAACGGCCCGTTGAAATCTGGATCCACGTACAGAGTAAAAGTTCGCGCGTTCACCGCCCCGGACAAATTCACGGACACGAGTTACAGTTTCCCGATTCAAACAG GATTGCTGCTGGCAG aCAAGGACAATACGGCTATCATAGTTGGAGTCACGGTCCCGATAGTACTTTTACTGGCTTTATTGGGTATCGGGTTATTGGTCAGGCGGAGAAGAAGTCAGGGACGGAAGACAACCGAAACGAGGACCACTGACAATTTGTCCTTACCGGACAGCGTGATCGATACCAg TCGGCCAATCAAGATAGAAGATTTTTCTGAACATTATCGGACGATGTCGGCCGATTCCGACTTCCGTTTCTCGGAGGAGTTCGAAGAGTTGAAACACGTCGGAAGGGATCAGCCTTGCACAGCCGCCGATCTGCCGTGCAACAGGCCGAAGAATCGTTTCACCAATATTTTACCTTACGATCACAGCAGATTCAAGTTGCAACCCGTGGACGACGAGGAGGGTTCCGATTACATCAACGCCAATTACGTCCCC GGGCACAATTCTCCGAGGGAGTTCATCGTCACTCAAGGTCCTTTACACTCGACGCGCGACGATTTCTGGAGAATGGTCTGGGAAAGCAACAGCAGGGCGATCGTAATGCTGACCAGGTGTatcgagaaaggaagagagaagtgTGACCATTATTGGCCAGTCGACACTCATCCCGTCTATTACGGTGACATTTGTGTAACCATATTGAACGAGACGCATTATCCCGACTGGAGCATCACGGAGTTCATGCTGTGCAGA GGAGACGCGAAAAGAGTGATTCAACACTTCCATTTCACAACGTGGCCGGACTTCGGCGTTCCAAATCCCCCTCAAACGTTGGCCAGATTCGTTCGGGCGTTTAGGGAAAGAGTGAGGCCGGATCAGAGGCCGATCGTGGTTCACTGCAGCGCGGGAGTCGGCCGTAGCGGTACGTTCATCACGTTGGACAGAATATTACAGCAGATCCTGGTGTCCAAATACGTGGACATCTTTGGGATAGTGTGGGCGATGAGGAAGGAGCGTGTGTGGATGGTCCAGACCGAGCAACAGTACATTTGCATACACCAGTGTCTTCTGGCGGTGTTGGAGGGCCAGGACATGACTGGCCCGCCGCGAGAGATTCACGACAATCAGGGATTCGAAG aCGACGAAGGAATAGCGGAATCAGGAATGTGA